The following proteins are encoded in a genomic region of Nicotiana sylvestris chromosome 4, ASM39365v2, whole genome shotgun sequence:
- the LOC138889980 gene encoding uncharacterized protein, which translates to MSITREIWIRNYVPGDALSFGDEEADGLSQPHNDALVISILLNKIQIKCVLVDPGSSVNIIRSRVVEQLGLQDQIVPASRILNGFNMASVTIKGEVTLLVNVAGTIQDTKFHVIEGDMRYDTLLERPWIHNMRAVSSTLHQMMKFPTEEGVRTVYGEQHAAKEMFAVEEMVPIPEPLTLEKSSSKGKQEAK; encoded by the coding sequence ATGTCAATCACAAGAGAAATATGGATTCGGAACTATGTGCCTGGGGATGCCTTATCATTTGGTGACGAGGAAGCAGATGGcttatctcagcctcacaacgacgccctggtaatatctatcctcttgaataaaattcaaattaaatgtgttttagtagatccaggtagctcagtgaacataatcagatcgagggtcgtggaacaACTCGGCTTACAAGATCAGATTGTACCTGCTTCTCGGATCCTGAATGGTTTTAACATGGCAAGCGTAACAATAAAGGGAGAAGTGACCTTGCTAGTAAACGTAGCCGGGACCATACAAGATACgaagttccatgtcatcgaaggtgacatgaggtatgaCACACTCCTCGAaagaccatggatacacaacatgagagCAGTGTCTTCaactcttcaccaaatgatgaagttcccaacggAGGAAGGTGTGAGAACTGTCTATGGAGAGCAACATGCTGCCAAAGAGATGTTTGCGGTCGAGGAAATGGTGCCGATACCGGAGCCCTTAACTTTGGAAAAATCGAGCAGCAAAGGTAAACAAGAGGCTAAATAG